From the genome of Winogradskyella forsetii, one region includes:
- a CDS encoding glycosyltransferase family protein, which produces MIQGRQLLFITTSSLAANPRLVKEFEALKKEFKCYVMSFKHQDWTLELTEAIKSRNPEVHFIEIDRKLDVIQTIYCKMLQKIAILLNNIFPKSFKICAWASNDKAAQLWFMVNNLRKTVRPSRVIAHNLGAFYPAVKLSEKQGASLQLDIEDYYPGEALYFNKKHEQQNRMYIMARSFLEANSITYASEGIKLECQKHFKVEKQTEEVTIINAFKATDFVEPKSVASNKIKCVWFSQHIGPNRGLEQVFEAAKISHEVEFHLIGNRNQAYLDTVDLSKNIILHDIMTQEQLHDFLSQMDIGLALENADADYNRDICLTNKFLAYAQSGLFILATHTFGQSQFLNNLEYNAGIIMNTSLPKTLHHIDKAVLSKESRIARWKNAKSFSWENEQLKLKQLL; this is translated from the coding sequence ATGATACAAGGACGTCAACTTTTATTTATTACCACTTCTAGTTTAGCGGCCAATCCACGTTTGGTAAAAGAATTTGAGGCCCTTAAAAAAGAATTTAAGTGCTATGTGATGAGTTTTAAACATCAAGACTGGACTTTAGAGCTTACGGAAGCTATAAAAAGTAGAAATCCGGAAGTCCATTTTATAGAAATAGATAGAAAACTCGATGTTATTCAAACGATTTATTGTAAAATGTTGCAAAAAATAGCGATACTCTTAAATAATATATTTCCTAAAAGTTTTAAAATTTGTGCATGGGCCAGTAATGATAAAGCCGCGCAGTTATGGTTTATGGTAAACAATCTCAGAAAGACAGTTAGACCTTCTCGTGTTATTGCCCATAATTTGGGAGCTTTTTATCCTGCTGTTAAATTATCGGAAAAGCAAGGTGCGTCATTACAGCTAGATATCGAAGACTATTATCCAGGGGAAGCCTTATATTTTAATAAAAAACATGAGCAACAAAACCGTATGTACATCATGGCTCGTAGTTTTCTAGAAGCAAATAGTATTACCTATGCTTCTGAAGGCATCAAACTAGAATGTCAAAAGCATTTTAAGGTAGAAAAGCAAACAGAAGAAGTTACCATTATTAATGCTTTTAAGGCCACTGATTTTGTCGAGCCTAAAAGTGTAGCGTCTAATAAAATAAAATGTGTTTGGTTTTCACAACATATAGGCCCTAATCGTGGTCTGGAGCAAGTGTTTGAGGCTGCGAAAATAAGCCATGAAGTTGAATTTCATCTTATTGGAAATAGAAATCAAGCGTATTTGGATACTGTAGACTTAAGTAAGAATATAATCTTACATGATATAATGACACAGGAACAGCTGCATGACTTTTTGAGCCAAATGGACATTGGTCTTGCGCTGGAAAATGCGGATGCAGATTATAATCGTGATATTTGCCTTACCAATAAATTCTTGGCTTATGCACAATCAGGACTCTTTATCTTAGCTACTCATACTTTTGGTCAATCCCAATTCTTAAATAATTTGGAATATAATGCAGGCATTATTATGAACACTTCTTTACCAAAAACACTGCATCATATTGACAAAGCTGTGTTATCTAAAGAAAGTCGGATAGCGCGTTGGAAAAATGCCAAATCATTTTCTTGGGAAAATGAACAACTCAAATTAAAGCAATTGCTATAA
- a CDS encoding glycosyltransferase has product MKTGETLVFFTLQYPYGKKSETFIENEIQYLADAFERVIIIPREKIHTEQRILPQNVEVNDLLINNVKVDNQFKYILSSIKRFMAVLGIYTYTVLNDKKRVYYLKGGYFIYYLANALKEAELIASYLEKSKLKHPIFYDYWFVNTTLSLAHLKSQGTISNVYCRAHGFDVFNERWNCGTVPFRQYILKNINAVFAISKYNKQYINGQLNRFKEKVGIAYLGVRENTSNVCAKNKIDDTTTFLIVSCANLFPFKQIERIPEILSLVQSEQKEMRWVHFGDGPNEKEVLEAAHQLPTNIAFEYKGHVANSDVLDFYAQNDVDLFLSLSLKEGLPVSMMEAQSFGVPIMAYSIFGIPEIVNDKTGVLLEVHATNEEISQKITQLLQKKIHFNKTEIRQFFKEKFSAERNFKSFTQNLLQNDD; this is encoded by the coding sequence ATGAAAACAGGAGAGACATTGGTGTTCTTTACTTTACAATATCCATACGGGAAGAAATCTGAAACCTTTATTGAAAATGAAATTCAGTATTTAGCAGATGCTTTTGAACGTGTCATTATTATCCCGAGGGAAAAAATACATACTGAACAACGCATACTACCTCAAAATGTTGAAGTCAATGATCTTTTGATTAATAATGTTAAAGTAGATAATCAGTTTAAATATATTCTAAGCTCTATTAAACGATTTATGGCAGTTCTTGGGATTTATACTTATACTGTCCTTAATGATAAAAAAAGAGTATATTACCTTAAAGGTGGATATTTTATTTACTATTTGGCAAATGCTTTAAAAGAAGCGGAACTCATAGCGTCGTATTTAGAAAAATCGAAACTAAAGCATCCTATTTTTTATGACTATTGGTTTGTAAACACCACATTAAGTTTAGCTCATCTAAAGTCGCAAGGAACAATTTCAAATGTATATTGCCGAGCGCATGGTTTTGACGTTTTTAATGAACGTTGGAACTGTGGCACTGTACCTTTTCGACAATATATTCTCAAAAATATAAATGCAGTATTCGCCATAAGTAAATATAATAAGCAATATATTAATGGGCAGTTAAATCGATTCAAGGAAAAAGTAGGTATTGCCTATTTGGGTGTCAGAGAGAATACTAGTAATGTATGTGCTAAAAATAAAATTGATGATACAACAACTTTTTTAATTGTGAGTTGTGCTAATCTATTTCCATTTAAGCAAATTGAAAGGATTCCAGAAATATTGAGCCTTGTGCAATCAGAACAAAAGGAAATGAGATGGGTACATTTTGGTGATGGTCCCAATGAAAAAGAAGTATTAGAAGCGGCTCATCAATTGCCTACCAATATTGCCTTTGAGTATAAAGGTCATGTAGCGAATAGCGACGTTCTCGATTTTTATGCTCAAAATGATGTCGATTTATTTTTGTCCCTAAGTTTAAAGGAGGGTTTGCCAGTATCTATGATGGAGGCACAGAGTTTTGGTGTGCCAATTATGGCTTATAGTATTTTTGGAATCCCTGAAATTGTAAATGATAAAACAGGCGTTTTATTAGAAGTGCATGCAACCAACGAAGAAATTTCTCAGAAAATAACTCAATTATTACAAAAGAAAATACATTTTAATAAAACGGAAATAAGACAGTTTTTTAAAGAAAAATTTAGTGCGGAGCGTAACTTTAAATCGTTTACCCAAAACCTGTTACAGAATGATGATTAA
- a CDS encoding SDR family oxidoreductase codes for MIYSEIFVGQTAEVKHQITAKDIDKFAELTGDDNRLHVDASFAEKTAFKKQVAHGMLGASFISTVIGTKLPGDGALWFSQSLEFLLPVRIGDTITVIAEVLKKNDREESIELSTVIFNQNKQKVTTGNAKVKIIPFEETEEQTINESHNEPRTALIVGASGGIGLEVTKQLLKDGFHVIGHYNSNKSGLVDLRNTLDQPERLRIIQSDLTSNSGVDQILETVNRYTDSLDALVYTSSPSIPNIDFQLLDWSDFAVQIKLHVEIPFLLTQKLERHLANRQAGVVFITTQSIEQPFAKLTHYTTAKGALLGLAKSLATDLAGKKIRVNAVSPSIADTDLNADLPKKIKLLTAAKTPLKRLADPKDIAQAIVFLADSSKSGFITGETIRINGGQVMW; via the coding sequence ATGATATATTCTGAAATTTTCGTAGGGCAAACAGCAGAAGTCAAACATCAAATTACAGCTAAGGATATAGATAAGTTTGCAGAGTTAACAGGTGATGATAATCGCCTCCATGTGGATGCCTCGTTTGCTGAAAAGACGGCTTTTAAAAAACAAGTGGCACATGGCATGTTAGGAGCTTCCTTCATTTCTACAGTTATTGGAACAAAGTTACCAGGAGATGGTGCCTTATGGTTTTCACAAAGTTTAGAATTTCTATTACCAGTACGTATTGGTGATACTATAACTGTAATAGCAGAAGTGCTTAAAAAGAATGATAGGGAAGAGAGCATAGAGTTATCTACCGTAATTTTTAATCAGAACAAGCAAAAAGTAACCACTGGTAACGCTAAGGTTAAAATTATACCTTTTGAAGAAACAGAGGAGCAAACTATAAATGAGTCGCATAACGAACCAAGGACAGCTTTGATTGTAGGGGCTTCGGGAGGTATAGGCTTAGAGGTTACTAAGCAGTTGTTAAAAGATGGATTTCATGTCATAGGTCATTATAATAGCAACAAATCAGGTTTAGTTGATTTAAGAAACACCCTTGATCAACCAGAGCGCCTAAGAATAATACAAAGCGATTTAACGTCCAACTCTGGTGTGGATCAGATTTTGGAGACTGTAAACCGCTATACAGATAGTTTAGATGCGTTGGTTTATACGTCTAGTCCGTCCATTCCAAATATAGATTTTCAGTTATTGGATTGGAGTGATTTTGCAGTTCAAATAAAATTACACGTAGAAATCCCGTTCTTATTAACTCAAAAGTTAGAGCGCCATCTCGCTAATCGACAAGCAGGAGTTGTTTTTATTACTACCCAATCCATAGAACAACCTTTTGCGAAATTAACCCATTACACTACGGCAAAAGGAGCTTTATTGGGCTTAGCCAAATCTTTAGCGACGGATTTAGCGGGTAAAAAAATTAGGGTAAATGCTGTTTCTCCGAGTATTGCAGATACTGATTTAAATGCAGATTTACCAAAAAAAATAAAATTATTAACGGCTGCAAAAACACCACTTAAACGTTTGGCAGATCCCAAGGATATTGCTCAGGCCATTGTGTTTTTAGCAGATTCTTCAAAAAGTGGTTTTATAACAGGAGAAACCATTCGTATTAATGGTGGGCAGGTGATGTGGTAA
- a CDS encoding glycosyltransferase family protein → MKTVLIIYPHWVPANLAGVQRPRLIGNYLKQFGWKPLLLTVESKYYEEIPDPLMEKTVSKDIEVVYTKAYKLKKPRIIGDIGLRGFPFLKKEALRLCKERDIDFIWIPIPSFYTALLGRIIHDKTGISYGIDYIDPWVRDITNQNDIRAKLSQSVARTLEPYAVKKAALITGVSTPYYQPVIDRNFKTPPVHVGMPYGFDPNDHKIELEDLELPWDNEPNCKPWLYAGAFLPNSHLFVESFFESVAALKAEGKWDADIRLYFVGTGQYPAKRITAYAKDYGLEDIVIEHRERFPFLHILNFLSKANRVMLFGSTEMHYTASKTFQCLLSKRPLFTMLHAKSSAVEVIREANANDFLFPYQDGDSKATIIKALKPILINFQKDVNWDLSLEHLEVYTCIQSAKVLAEAMDKVLENKE, encoded by the coding sequence ATGAAAACGGTTTTAATTATATATCCACATTGGGTGCCAGCTAATTTAGCGGGAGTTCAGCGTCCACGTTTAATAGGGAATTACCTAAAACAATTTGGTTGGAAACCTTTGTTGCTAACAGTTGAATCTAAGTATTATGAGGAAATTCCAGATCCATTAATGGAAAAAACGGTATCAAAGGATATAGAAGTCGTCTATACGAAAGCTTACAAGTTAAAAAAACCTAGAATAATTGGAGATATTGGATTACGAGGATTTCCTTTTTTGAAAAAAGAAGCCTTGCGTTTATGTAAAGAACGGGATATCGATTTTATATGGATTCCTATTCCATCGTTTTACACTGCACTATTAGGAAGAATTATACACGATAAAACAGGCATCTCGTATGGCATCGATTATATCGATCCTTGGGTAAGGGATATTACAAATCAAAATGATATAAGAGCTAAACTCAGCCAATCCGTTGCACGTACTTTAGAACCTTATGCGGTAAAGAAAGCGGCTTTAATTACCGGTGTTTCTACACCTTATTACCAACCTGTAATCGATAGGAATTTTAAAACGCCACCAGTTCATGTTGGTATGCCTTATGGCTTTGATCCCAATGATCACAAGATTGAATTAGAGGACTTAGAATTACCATGGGATAATGAGCCCAACTGTAAACCGTGGCTTTATGCAGGAGCTTTTTTGCCTAATTCCCATCTTTTTGTAGAATCATTTTTTGAGAGTGTTGCAGCTTTAAAAGCAGAAGGAAAATGGGATGCTGATATTAGACTGTATTTTGTTGGTACTGGTCAATATCCTGCCAAACGCATTACAGCTTATGCCAAAGATTATGGCTTAGAGGATATAGTCATTGAACACAGGGAACGATTTCCGTTTTTACATATTCTAAATTTTCTATCTAAAGCAAATCGGGTTATGCTTTTTGGAAGTACAGAAATGCATTACACAGCATCTAAAACGTTTCAGTGTTTGTTAAGTAAGAGGCCTTTATTTACCATGTTACATGCTAAGAGTTCTGCAGTAGAGGTAATAAGAGAGGCCAATGCCAATGACTTTTTATTCCCGTATCAAGATGGTGATAGTAAAGCAACAATTATCAAGGCATTAAAACCTATCCTTATTAATTTTCAGAAGGACGTTAATTGGGATCTTAGTTTAGAACATTTAGAGGTCTATACATGTATTCAATCTGCTAAAGTTTTAGCGGAAGCAATGGACAAAGTTTTAGAAAATAAAGAATAA
- a CDS encoding acyl carrier protein has protein sequence MPEIEDKIKEIMALVFDVPKKDITEDTSPDDLDNWDSIGSINLVTALEDQFDIEFEEEDIIEMLNFQLIKIKIEEKIEG, from the coding sequence ATGCCTGAAATTGAAGATAAAATAAAAGAAATTATGGCTTTGGTATTCGATGTGCCAAAGAAAGATATTACTGAAGATACAAGTCCTGATGATTTAGATAATTGGGACTCTATCGGTTCCATTAACCTTGTCACGGCTTTGGAGGATCAATTTGATATTGAATTTGAAGAAGAAGATATTATAGAAATGCTCAATTTTCAATTGATTAAAATAAAAATAGAGGAAAAAATTGAGGGGTAA
- a CDS encoding CatB-related O-acetyltransferase: MMIKSLKNKLFNKIYLLLRFGNFIPSSSHLKIHKKSKIYGSRLDGVITIGEGCLVARCELYGDIEIGRYTSLNGPNTDIVAEGGKVTIGNFCSIARNVSMQVSNHAMARATTYPIFKNVFKEENINDFISKGDISIGNDVWIGAHALILSGAKINNGAVIAANSVVTGEIPAYAIVAGSPAKVIKYRFSPEVIEQLLKKKWWDWSVERIKLERDFFKTNIK, encoded by the coding sequence ATGATGATTAAATCACTTAAAAATAAACTATTTAATAAGATTTACCTCTTATTACGATTTGGTAATTTTATACCTTCATCGAGTCATCTTAAAATTCATAAAAAATCAAAAATTTATGGCTCACGCTTAGATGGTGTTATAACAATTGGAGAAGGTTGCTTGGTGGCACGATGCGAACTATATGGTGATATTGAAATTGGAAGATATACGAGCTTAAACGGGCCAAATACAGATATTGTAGCAGAGGGAGGTAAAGTTACCATCGGCAACTTTTGTTCTATAGCAAGAAATGTATCTATGCAAGTAAGTAATCACGCAATGGCAAGGGCAACAACGTATCCTATATTTAAGAATGTTTTTAAAGAAGAAAACATTAACGATTTTATTTCTAAGGGAGACATTTCCATAGGTAATGATGTATGGATCGGTGCACATGCTTTAATATTGTCTGGAGCAAAAATAAATAATGGAGCCGTAATAGCTGCTAATTCTGTTGTCACCGGAGAAATCCCTGCGTACGCTATTGTTGCAGGTTCTCCAGCTAAAGTGATTAAATATCGGTTTTCACCAGAGGTAATCGAGCAACTTTTAAAAAAAAAATGGTGGGATTGGTCGGTAGAAAGAATTAAATTAGAAAGAGATTTTTTTAAAACTAATATCAAGTAA
- a CDS encoding HAD-IIIC family phosphatase — protein sequence MNSYLELLKAKANLEPTDYPHTIELLILNNITTNPIKHYLEYNCAINHINVQVSFGDYDNISQNAQDFDLNNKVVLIFWELANCLHGLEYKIDSFDAAHINALEQKIQAELQLTFSALSKASLVIMNRFTALPFTYLQTQSGELEKLAARLNQFCEQQAPKAVKWVNTDKCLVQSGIENTIDYKGYLKNKLLYKHGFYINYMQLVQPYFNAVTGQVKKLLALDCDNTLWKGILGEDGFDHIAMDENTYKGQAFAAAQYRAMALGKKGVLLALASKNNAKDVDNVLESHTELSLKPKALVAKKVNWEPKGENLKQLANELNIGVDSFVFIDDSDFEVQLMRDQVPSVETIQVPKNAVHYYKEQQQWANYFVQLNESQEDAKKLDQYKQNVERASAEGKSQSFEDFLKSLDLELTIYKNDKQLIPRMAQMTQKTNQFNLTTPRYTEAQIEQFVTSEAYDCFAFGVKDKFGDSGVTGLCIINYTDENTAIIDTLLMSCRILGRTVEYRFLDEVLAQAFTKAAHLNATYKVTKKNAQVADFYSKIGFEIVEQSETMVLYSMKKATFAAANAYNYITLHYA from the coding sequence ATGAATAGTTATTTAGAACTTTTAAAAGCTAAGGCCAATTTAGAACCAACGGATTATCCGCATACAATTGAGCTCTTAATACTCAATAACATTACCACGAATCCTATAAAGCACTATCTCGAGTATAATTGCGCTATAAACCATATAAATGTCCAAGTCTCATTTGGTGATTACGATAATATTTCCCAAAATGCCCAAGACTTCGATTTAAATAATAAAGTGGTGCTCATTTTTTGGGAACTTGCAAACTGCTTACATGGCTTAGAATATAAAATTGATAGTTTTGATGCAGCGCATATCAATGCGTTAGAACAAAAAATTCAGGCCGAGTTGCAGCTCACATTTAGTGCATTGTCTAAAGCGTCTTTAGTCATTATGAATCGCTTTACGGCATTACCCTTTACTTATCTTCAAACCCAATCAGGAGAACTCGAAAAATTGGCCGCTCGTCTCAATCAGTTTTGCGAACAACAAGCTCCAAAAGCCGTAAAATGGGTGAATACGGATAAATGTTTAGTACAATCTGGTATTGAGAATACCATTGATTATAAAGGCTATCTAAAGAATAAATTATTGTATAAACATGGATTTTATATCAATTACATGCAGCTCGTTCAACCCTATTTTAATGCGGTGACTGGTCAAGTTAAAAAACTATTGGCTTTAGATTGTGACAATACGTTATGGAAAGGCATCTTGGGTGAGGATGGTTTTGATCATATTGCTATGGATGAAAACACTTATAAAGGTCAAGCTTTTGCAGCAGCGCAGTATAGAGCCATGGCATTGGGTAAAAAAGGGGTGCTGTTGGCATTGGCAAGTAAGAATAATGCCAAGGATGTTGATAACGTTTTAGAATCACATACAGAATTAAGCTTAAAGCCAAAGGCATTAGTGGCCAAAAAGGTGAATTGGGAACCTAAAGGCGAAAACCTTAAACAACTGGCAAATGAACTTAACATTGGCGTAGATTCATTTGTTTTTATAGATGATAGTGACTTTGAAGTGCAGTTAATGCGAGATCAAGTACCGTCTGTAGAAACAATTCAGGTGCCAAAAAACGCTGTACACTATTATAAAGAACAACAACAATGGGCAAATTATTTTGTTCAATTAAATGAAAGTCAGGAGGATGCCAAAAAGCTCGATCAGTATAAGCAAAATGTTGAACGCGCATCAGCTGAAGGAAAGTCACAGAGTTTTGAAGACTTTTTGAAATCTTTGGATTTGGAGTTGACCATTTACAAAAATGATAAGCAACTGATTCCTCGAATGGCTCAAATGACCCAAAAAACAAACCAGTTTAACTTAACAACACCACGATATACAGAAGCCCAAATAGAACAATTTGTAACTAGTGAAGCTTATGATTGTTTTGCATTTGGCGTCAAGGATAAATTTGGGGATAGTGGTGTAACCGGACTTTGCATCATAAATTATACGGATGAAAATACCGCCATTATCGATACGTTGTTAATGAGCTGCAGAATTTTAGGACGAACGGTGGAATATCGTTTTTTAGACGAAGTATTAGCGCAGGCATTTACAAAGGCAGCGCATCTCAATGCCACTTATAAAGTCACTAAGAAAAATGCCCAAGTTGCAGATTTTTATTCCAAGATAGGTTTTGAAATTGTTGAACAATCTGAAACAATGGTTTTATATTCAATGAAAAAGGCTACTTTTGCAGCCGCTAACGCGTATAATTATATAACATTACATTATGCCTGA
- a CDS encoding polysaccharide deacetylase family protein: MDTTQAKAFVKNAISPFFSSLYQGLGQIIVLHRVIPEPKGERLRNTGIEITEQHLEELIVFFKKRDYDFISLEELQDYLQGKIKRKFVIFTLDDGYLDNLTHAYPIFKKFNVPFTIYVTTNFPDKKAVLWWYLLEDLLLKEQSISFNHQEELFNFELRSFAAKEDTFNYLRHLIKTQEGNEQLKLIKSLFSKYNMPLYEKVENMALDWRQIIQLNADPLVTIAAHTVNHPSFKAISENQILEEVNQSVQILESKLNTTIEHFAYPFGSPVEVGVREVELMSKTNIKTSTTGRMGNIMPEHQNHLHALPRLYVGPRTTQRYLSDFISGKISFITGSKQRIVTI; this comes from the coding sequence ATGGATACAACTCAGGCTAAGGCTTTTGTTAAAAATGCAATATCTCCCTTTTTTAGTAGCTTATATCAAGGGTTAGGGCAAATTATTGTGCTACATCGCGTAATTCCCGAACCTAAAGGTGAACGTCTGCGAAATACAGGTATAGAAATTACTGAACAACACTTAGAGGAATTAATCGTTTTTTTTAAAAAGAGAGATTATGATTTTATTTCTTTAGAAGAGCTACAAGATTATCTTCAAGGAAAAATAAAGCGGAAATTTGTGATTTTCACTCTTGATGATGGTTATTTGGACAATCTAACACACGCATATCCTATATTTAAAAAGTTTAACGTGCCATTTACAATCTACGTAACCACAAATTTTCCAGATAAAAAGGCGGTTTTATGGTGGTATTTATTGGAGGATTTATTACTTAAAGAACAAAGTATCTCTTTTAACCATCAAGAAGAGCTTTTTAATTTTGAACTTAGGAGTTTTGCGGCTAAAGAAGATACTTTTAATTACTTGCGTCATCTCATTAAAACCCAAGAAGGCAATGAGCAGTTAAAACTAATTAAAAGCTTGTTTTCAAAATATAATATGCCACTTTATGAAAAAGTAGAAAATATGGCTCTAGATTGGAGACAAATTATACAGCTAAATGCAGACCCATTAGTTACAATCGCTGCACATACGGTTAATCATCCTTCTTTTAAAGCTATTAGCGAAAATCAAATATTAGAAGAGGTCAATCAATCAGTGCAAATTTTAGAATCAAAACTAAACACTACAATAGAACACTTTGCTTATCCATTTGGTTCTCCTGTTGAGGTTGGGGTCAGAGAGGTGGAATTAATGTCTAAAACTAATATAAAAACGTCAACTACTGGCAGAATGGGTAATATTATGCCAGAACATCAAAACCATTTGCATGCCTTACCGCGTTTATATGTAGGGCCTAGAACAACACAGCGCTATTTAAGCGATTTTATAAGTGGCAAAATTTCTTTTATAACGGGTTCAAAACAACGCATTGTAACGATATGA
- a CDS encoding sulfotransferase domain-containing protein — MDKIKFYLIKINEIFSFLSKIKFNKIKDNQNILIYGISRGGTTLLAEALVDILKARLIWEPLFNHREVKFKTVNPYALKSYKQLELGWNPHVASANDVEVNTYFDAYFKLKKRNIRFLRFTDPENFSSSKYTVHKMCFGNFMYAYFQKRYNLKSVILLRHPFAVAASSLNFGNNYDYHKENYAIWRYENSNKSGAFFNDFEDKYKLINSAFTLLVFQAVSQFSYVVNNLDKRNSIILFYEDLVIDKQLCHQQLEEFLNLPIDYEYLEGLLNKQSFSSGKGHTENDPMSQLSKWREVTSEKDIKEGLKIFEAFDFHLYSDGVLPVKSKFEALVK; from the coding sequence ATGGATAAAATAAAATTCTATTTAATTAAAATAAACGAGATCTTTAGTTTTCTTTCTAAAATTAAATTTAATAAAATTAAGGACAATCAGAATATTTTAATTTATGGAATCTCACGAGGTGGTACTACCTTATTAGCGGAGGCCTTAGTTGATATTCTTAAAGCAAGATTGATATGGGAACCATTATTTAATCATAGAGAAGTGAAATTTAAAACGGTTAACCCTTACGCTTTAAAATCTTATAAGCAATTGGAATTAGGTTGGAATCCACATGTCGCTTCAGCTAATGATGTTGAAGTCAATACTTATTTTGATGCTTATTTTAAACTAAAAAAAAGAAATATTCGATTTCTACGTTTTACCGATCCTGAAAATTTTAGTTCAAGTAAATATACTGTTCATAAAATGTGTTTTGGGAATTTTATGTATGCTTATTTTCAGAAGAGGTACAATTTAAAATCTGTTATATTGTTAAGACATCCGTTTGCAGTAGCCGCATCCTCATTAAATTTTGGTAATAATTACGATTACCATAAAGAAAACTATGCTATTTGGAGATATGAGAATTCTAATAAAAGCGGTGCTTTTTTTAATGATTTTGAAGATAAATATAAGTTGATTAACTCAGCTTTTACCTTACTAGTATTTCAGGCAGTCAGCCAATTTTCCTATGTCGTGAATAATTTAGACAAAAGAAATTCAATTATATTATTTTATGAAGACCTAGTTATCGATAAACAATTATGTCATCAACAATTGGAGGAATTTTTAAATTTACCCATAGATTACGAATATCTTGAGGGTTTATTAAACAAGCAAAGTTTTAGTTCTGGTAAAGGCCATACTGAAAACGATCCAATGTCTCAGCTTTCAAAATGGAGAGAAGTTACGAGTGAAAAGGATATTAAGGAAGGTCTTAAAATTTTTGAAGCTTTTGATTTTCATTTATATAGTGATGGTGTTTTGCCCGTTAAATCTAAGTTTGAAGCTCTAGTTAAATGA
- a CDS encoding glycosyltransferase family 2 protein, whose translation MTQKLVSVIIPNYNGLEFIKETLNSVFQQSHKEIEVIVVDDGSTDGSFEYLSKVDKPNFRLLKNPSKGACAARNYGLSLATGDYIQFLDADDLLDLNKIEAQLQQLSNDENKVAVCSTRHFYANPQNGVITDTPFLFSTNKPQDFLLKLYGSDGQNHNMVAQHAWLSPKSVIDSAGFWDENLIKDQDGEFFCRVVMASQGICYAENVLCYYRKHRQKSNISGGKSKNHLLSQLKSLNSKADQLLVTQDTQAYKNAMALQYRLIAIGAYPEFKSISKKALNLSNQFGGSLYVPVLGGRIIEFIKLCFGWRTAKSFSTFVHKLIKN comes from the coding sequence ATGACTCAAAAATTAGTCTCAGTCATCATACCAAATTATAACGGTTTAGAGTTTATTAAAGAAACTCTCAATTCGGTATTTCAACAATCCCATAAAGAAATAGAGGTTATTGTAGTGGACGATGGCTCAACAGATGGCTCTTTTGAATATTTGTCTAAAGTAGATAAACCTAATTTTAGACTCTTAAAAAACCCATCTAAAGGTGCCTGTGCAGCAAGAAATTATGGACTAAGTTTGGCCACAGGAGACTATATTCAGTTTTTAGATGCTGATGATCTTTTGGATCTAAACAAAATAGAGGCGCAACTTCAACAACTGTCTAATGATGAAAATAAAGTGGCGGTCTGCAGTACGCGACATTTTTACGCAAACCCTCAAAATGGTGTAATTACAGATACACCGTTTTTGTTTTCTACCAATAAACCTCAAGATTTTTTATTGAAGCTTTATGGGTCAGATGGACAAAATCATAACATGGTAGCACAGCACGCTTGGTTATCGCCAAAATCAGTTATAGATAGCGCAGGGTTTTGGGATGAAAACCTTATTAAAGACCAAGATGGCGAGTTTTTTTGTAGAGTTGTTATGGCATCTCAAGGTATTTGCTACGCTGAGAATGTGCTTTGTTATTATAGAAAACACAGGCAAAAGTCTAACATCTCAGGCGGTAAATCTAAAAATCATCTTTTAAGTCAGTTGAAATCGCTTAACTCAAAAGCAGACCAATTGCTAGTCACCCAAGATACACAGGCCTACAAAAATGCCATGGCCTTACAATACAGGCTGATAGCTATTGGTGCGTATCCTGAGTTTAAGTCGATATCAAAAAAGGCCTTAAATTTATCAAATCAATTTGGAGGTTCATTATATGTTCCCGTTCTTGGCGGAAGAATAATTGAATTTATAAAATTATGTTTCGGTTGGCGTACAGCGAAGTCATTTTCTACCTTCGTACATAAATTAATTAAGAACTAA